One window from the genome of Babylonia areolata isolate BAREFJ2019XMU chromosome 13, ASM4173473v1, whole genome shotgun sequence encodes:
- the LOC143289263 gene encoding replication factor C subunit 4-like, which translates to MHAFLKGPGGAPPSKKPAAPSSAPGTSQKEGRTAKKHIPWVEKYRPRTVDDVAHQDEVVAVLRKTLEGSDLPNLLFYGPPGTGKTSTILAAARSLFGPELFHNRVLELNASDERGINVVREKVKKFSQLTASATRPDGKPCPPYKIVILDEADSMTNPAQAALRRTMEKETKTTRFCLICNYVSRIIEPITSRCAKFRFKPLSQSVMSDRLKYICQEENVKINDDAIEALMKVSEGDMRKAVMFLQSASRLCGQEDSIDTNIIMDITGVVPEDVLDDIMKVCHSDSYEKLDKTVQKVNREGYAASQILSQFHDRVVALEELSDKQKSVICEKMAVVDKCLLDGADEYLQLMALFSTVMQQICHGE; encoded by the exons ATGCATGCGTTCCTGAAAGGACCAGGAGGGGCACCTCCATCCAAAAAGCCAGCTGCTCCTTCCTCTGCTCCTGGTACATCCCAAAAAGAAGGCCGCACAGCTAAAAAGCACATTCCTTGGGTGGAGAAATA TCGACCTCGCACTGTAGATGATGTTGCCCATCAAGATGAAGTGGTTGCTGTTCTCAGGAAGACATTGGAAGGATCAGAT CTGCCTAACTTGCTGTTCTATGGACCTCCGGGAACTGGCAAGACCTCCACTATTCTAGCTGCAGCACGTTCTTTGTTTGG ACCAGAGTTGTTTCACAATCGGGTGCTGGAACTGAATGCGTCGGATGAGCGAGGCATCAATGTGGTCAGAGAAAAAGTGAAGAAGTTCTCTCAACTTACTGCCAGTGCAACGAGGCCAGA tgggaAACCATGTCCGCCATACAAGATAGTCATTCTGGATGAGGCAGATTCCATGACAAATCCTGCACAG GCTGCTTTGAGGAGGACGATGGAAAAGGAGACAAAGACCACCAGGTTCTGTTTGATCTGTAACTATGTCAGCCGCATCATCGAACCCATCACTTCACGGTGTGCCAAGTTCCGCTTCAAACCTCTGTCACAGTCGGTCATGTCGGACAGACTGAAGTACATTTGTCAGGAAGAAAACGTGAAGATTAATGATGAT GCCATTGAAGCACTGATGAAGGTGTCTGAGGGTGACATGCGAAAGGCAGTGATGTTTCTGCAGAGCGCCAGCCGTCTCTGTGGCCAGGAGGACTCCATcgacaccaacatcatcatggacatcacaGGG GTGGTTCCAGAGGATGTCCTTGATGACATAATGAAAGTGTGCCACTCAGATTCCTATGAAAAACTGGACAAGACAGTACAG AAAGTGAATCGTGAAGGTTACGCTGCATCCCAGATACTGAGCCAGTTTCATGACCGAGTGGTGGCTTTGGAGGAGCTGAGTGACAAGCAGAAATCAGTGATCTGTGAGAAAATGGCT